One window of Chloroflexus aggregans DSM 9485 genomic DNA carries:
- a CDS encoding lipocalin-like domain-containing protein, giving the protein MLRAYFLILTILCTLTACAAPAQPTVRAAIGAIEAVNAGNSEGFERVTTPRPFVFPADHGPHPTFQTEWWYYTGNLTAENGRRFGFQLTFFRRALSPYPPVRESAWATNEIYMAHFAVSDIDGGQFYAFERFSRAAAGLAGASGEPFRVFLNDWSVEGSGPEGMTMHLRAAQADVALDLVAVNSRPPVLQGNAGVSQKGSQVGNASAYYSLTRMTSTGTIRLGAQTYTVSGLTWMDREWGTSVLEEGLAGWDWFALQLSSGHDLMYYQLREADGRTSPFVGGSLLLPDDTVVILGPGDVELTVVDTWRSPRSGAVYPSGWQLRISRYGIDLVITPAMRDQELPVSVVYWEGAVDVRGSMSGRGYVELTGYADTK; this is encoded by the coding sequence GCAACCGACCGTGCGCGCCGCCATCGGTGCGATTGAAGCGGTCAATGCCGGGAACAGCGAGGGTTTTGAGCGAGTAACTACGCCACGTCCGTTTGTCTTCCCTGCCGATCACGGCCCACATCCGACGTTTCAAACTGAGTGGTGGTATTACACCGGTAACCTGACTGCTGAGAACGGTCGCCGTTTTGGGTTTCAACTCACCTTCTTCCGCCGTGCGCTCAGTCCGTATCCACCGGTTCGTGAATCGGCGTGGGCTACTAATGAAATCTATATGGCCCACTTTGCAGTCAGCGACATCGACGGTGGTCAGTTTTACGCCTTCGAGCGCTTTAGCCGGGCAGCCGCCGGGTTGGCCGGCGCTAGCGGTGAGCCTTTCCGCGTCTTTCTCAACGATTGGTCGGTTGAAGGGAGTGGTCCAGAAGGGATGACCATGCATTTGCGCGCTGCCCAAGCTGATGTCGCCCTCGACCTCGTCGCCGTTAATAGCCGACCACCGGTACTGCAAGGTAACGCCGGGGTGAGCCAAAAAGGTTCACAGGTCGGTAATGCTTCGGCCTATTATTCGCTGACCCGTATGACCAGTACCGGCACGATCCGGCTTGGTGCTCAGACCTACACCGTGAGTGGCCTGACATGGATGGATCGCGAGTGGGGAACCAGTGTACTCGAAGAAGGGCTAGCCGGCTGGGATTGGTTCGCGTTGCAGTTGAGCAGCGGCCATGATCTGATGTATTACCAACTTCGCGAAGCCGATGGTCGCACTTCGCCGTTTGTCGGTGGTAGTTTACTCTTACCCGACGATACGGTGGTGATTCTCGGTCCCGGTGATGTCGAGCTGACGGTCGTCGACACGTGGCGTAGTCCACGAAGTGGCGCCGTTTATCCTTCTGGTTGGCAACTACGCATCTCGCGTTACGGGATCGATCTGGTGATTACGCCGGCAATGCGTGATCAAGAGTTGCCGGTCTCGGTTGTCTATTGGGAAGGCGCGGTAGACGTGCGGGGTAGCATGAGCGGTCGTGGCTACGTAGAATTGACGGGCTATGCCGATACGAAATGA
- a CDS encoding CobW family GTP-binding protein has product MPIRNEPVIAPVTLISGFLGSGKTTLLRRLLQRGDRRIGVIVNEFGALGIDGALIAQSGAGLLIELNGGCVCCVAGSDLILALETLSEAGPLDAIAIELSGLAEPGAIIRQLRRADAPLDTVVTLASTVDYERVITTSPLVTRQIQLADVVLLTHSDLVDANTVQWVATQISRLNPRAPVVPVVQGDIAPAFIFSPRHGRDIPEEFYHQHSEYQAVSWQSDRPVQRSALEQTLRELSARGLFRAKGIVFCTDSPWADEVHVVAGRMTFSVLRLTHEPSPLCRLVLIGSTAAIAMADETLNACIDSAERITDWQSRRAEIA; this is encoded by the coding sequence ATGCCGATACGAAATGAGCCGGTCATCGCGCCGGTTACACTTATCAGCGGTTTTCTTGGCAGCGGCAAGACGACCCTTCTACGTCGTCTGCTGCAACGCGGTGATCGCCGAATCGGCGTGATCGTCAATGAGTTCGGCGCTCTGGGCATTGATGGTGCCTTGATCGCCCAGAGCGGCGCCGGTCTGCTGATCGAACTAAATGGCGGCTGCGTGTGCTGCGTGGCCGGCAGCGATCTGATACTCGCACTGGAAACGCTCAGCGAGGCAGGCCCACTCGATGCAATTGCCATTGAACTGAGTGGTTTGGCCGAACCGGGTGCGATTATTCGTCAACTCCGCCGTGCCGATGCACCACTCGATACGGTCGTTACCCTTGCTTCCACAGTCGATTACGAGCGGGTAATAACTACGTCGCCCCTCGTTACCCGCCAGATCCAGCTCGCCGACGTGGTATTGCTCACCCACAGTGATCTGGTCGATGCTAACACGGTGCAGTGGGTGGCAACCCAGATCAGCCGGCTCAATCCACGTGCGCCGGTCGTACCGGTCGTGCAAGGCGACATCGCCCCGGCATTCATCTTCAGCCCACGTCACGGTCGTGATATACCGGAAGAGTTTTACCACCAACACAGCGAATATCAAGCCGTGAGCTGGCAAAGTGACCGACCGGTACAGCGTTCCGCGCTCGAACAGACACTACGAGAACTTTCCGCACGTGGTCTCTTCCGCGCAAAAGGGATCGTCTTCTGTACCGACTCGCCCTGGGCCGATGAGGTTCACGTGGTAGCGGGTCGGATGACTTTCAGTGTCCTCCGTCTTACCCACGAACCCTCACCTCTCTGTCGGCTGGTTCTCATCGGCAGTACCGCGGCTATCGCAATGGCCGATGAAACGCTCAATGCATGCATCGATAGTGCCGAGCGGATTACCGATTGGCAGTCGCGACGTGCTGAAATAGCTTAA
- a CDS encoding trypsin-like serine protease — protein sequence MYSSRLITPLIFVITLLTLFPVTVSSQHDSQPEMNVVGGTEVTPGEYPWLVALIDAAITDEAFAFCGGALVDDGGDFTTTEWVLTAAHCLVDATPTQIEVLVGQIDLSQATVSQRKAVDELIIHPFYLDDNALMNDIALVRLATPVSDITPIKIATPDDAARFAPGVTAQIAGWGNRSPQIVSDFPSVAHKAEVSLVDLATCNQRYDDALSSMHLCAGAYPEGAVDSCQGDSGGPLMVPDGAGGLLHAGIVSFGVGCAWPYFPGVYARTAFFADWIQSQIDETAHVDIWQLPLTEDGIPSYISTSAPNTPFTYTLFVVNSGLIPLTDVQVTTTLPSGATLISDSISGGGTYSDSTRTITWSLAMLDPGELLELTYQVQAPSSVTSGNYQVQANSSDGPVFSTGRDPIKTWIDEPRFIIQAFSEPFVEVGTNYPVEFYIQNLGKGPNAGASALGLVVDLPPDLTATVIDDGGTQTGNQIRWTMTELPPETLVRTTVFFTAGEVGDITRISNIGLYNESTTIHYASSAVQVIVVPAVRYLPLISR from the coding sequence ATGTACTCTTCCCGGCTCATTACACCGCTTATTTTTGTCATTACCCTCCTCACTCTTTTTCCGGTTACTGTCTCTTCCCAGCACGATTCACAACCTGAAATGAACGTCGTCGGTGGGACGGAAGTTACGCCGGGTGAGTATCCGTGGCTCGTTGCCTTGATCGACGCTGCGATTACCGATGAAGCCTTCGCATTTTGCGGTGGTGCGCTCGTTGACGATGGTGGTGACTTTACCACCACAGAGTGGGTGCTCACTGCTGCACATTGCTTGGTAGATGCGACCCCAACACAGATCGAGGTATTAGTTGGACAAATCGATCTCTCGCAGGCAACTGTGAGCCAGCGCAAGGCGGTTGATGAATTGATCATTCACCCATTCTACCTTGACGACAATGCGCTCATGAACGACATCGCTTTGGTGCGTTTGGCTACGCCGGTTAGCGACATAACGCCGATCAAGATTGCAACACCTGATGATGCAGCACGGTTTGCACCAGGCGTGACGGCGCAAATTGCGGGCTGGGGTAATCGATCACCACAAATTGTTTCAGATTTTCCGAGTGTTGCACACAAGGCGGAGGTGTCATTGGTTGATCTAGCAACGTGCAATCAACGGTACGATGATGCACTCAGTTCTATGCACTTGTGCGCCGGTGCGTATCCTGAAGGTGCGGTTGATTCATGCCAAGGTGATAGTGGTGGCCCGTTGATGGTGCCCGACGGTGCAGGCGGTTTGCTGCATGCCGGGATAGTGAGTTTTGGTGTTGGTTGCGCATGGCCCTACTTCCCCGGTGTTTATGCGCGCACCGCCTTTTTCGCCGATTGGATACAAAGCCAGATCGATGAAACTGCTCATGTCGATATTTGGCAATTGCCGCTCACCGAAGACGGTATACCGTCATACATTTCAACCTCAGCGCCGAATACCCCATTTACCTATACGCTCTTCGTGGTGAACAGTGGCCTCATCCCACTCACCGATGTGCAAGTTACGACGACATTACCGTCAGGTGCCACACTGATAAGCGATAGCATCAGTGGTGGAGGTACGTATTCGGATAGCACAAGGACAATTACCTGGTCGCTCGCTATGCTTGATCCAGGTGAGCTATTGGAACTGACCTATCAGGTACAAGCGCCCTCAAGCGTCACATCTGGTAATTACCAAGTTCAGGCCAATAGTAGTGATGGCCCGGTATTCAGTACTGGGCGTGATCCGATCAAGACATGGATCGATGAACCACGGTTCATCATTCAGGCATTTTCCGAACCTTTCGTCGAAGTGGGGACGAACTATCCGGTTGAATTTTACATACAAAATCTGGGTAAGGGTCCCAACGCCGGAGCTTCCGCTCTCGGTCTTGTTGTTGATCTCCCACCCGATCTTACGGCCACCGTCATTGATGACGGTGGCACCCAGACCGGTAACCAGATACGCTGGACAATGACCGAGTTACCGCCCGAAACCCTTGTACGTACCACTGTGTTCTTTACTGCCGGTGAGGTTGGTGATATAACGCGAATCTCTAACATCGGTCTCTACAACGAATCAACGACCATTCACTACGCTTCGTCAGCAGTGCAAGTTATCGTTGTCCCGGCTGTGCGCTATCTACCGTTGATAAGTCGGTAA
- a CDS encoding CYTH domain-containing protein, translating to MEIEAKYKISAADLDRLAALSALGPYTLRTLAGEHQRNIYYDSADGRLALARYGLRVRQIGNRSTITLKGPARVDENGIHHRAEFEFPGSNPDPATWPAGPARDLVQALLLGAPLRPLLTIETSRRIIHAVRDGQDRVEICLDRGTIYANNRQAPLCELELEVLPDGSVYDLTELANALRAIFKITPERKSKLERGMALLKQ from the coding sequence ATGGAAATCGAAGCCAAATACAAGATCAGCGCTGCTGACCTCGACCGTTTAGCGGCGCTCAGTGCGCTTGGCCCATACACATTGCGCACCCTGGCCGGCGAACATCAGCGGAATATTTACTACGATAGTGCTGATGGTCGTCTGGCTTTGGCGCGCTATGGGTTACGTGTGCGTCAGATTGGCAATCGTTCGACGATTACGCTGAAGGGACCGGCTCGGGTTGACGAAAACGGTATTCATCACCGGGCCGAGTTCGAGTTTCCCGGTAGCAATCCCGATCCGGCCACGTGGCCGGCAGGGCCAGCCCGTGATCTGGTCCAGGCGCTTTTGCTTGGTGCGCCACTCCGTCCCTTGCTAACAATTGAAACCAGCCGTCGCATTATTCACGCTGTGCGCGATGGGCAAGATCGAGTTGAAATATGTCTCGATCGCGGGACTATCTACGCCAATAACCGGCAAGCACCACTTTGCGAGCTAGAACTAGAAGTATTACCGGACGGCTCCGTCTACGATCTGACCGAATTGGCGAATGCCTTACGTGCCATTTTCAAGATTACGCCGGAGCGAAAGAGTAAGCTCGAACGTGGCATGGCTCTGCTCAAGCAATAA
- a CDS encoding CHAD domain-containing protein, whose translation MATAPTLTDYVEQLLVAYRVDRAHARQVADHALTLFDALSVSHPWSARARSLVEAGALLHNVGLTTDPPEHHLVGRDIILRHDLGDEMEQAIIAAIVALHRRKPRARIEPTILCLNKRYRELALQLAAIVRVADGFDYSQSQTTQLRVTAQNGRLSLIASGPHAAVDSERALAKADLWERVIGPRPEVIVQSGGSVVEPVAGEDEPTDLLPLWYASGDVPFAELGRVVLRRHTRRLQQTVRAVEADETIEAVHDLRVATRRIRAALRLLEPVAPAKAARQAANAVRTLAREAGATRDRDVLLNDMAQRDIHGLEPVMAAIRAERRQAHAALVAYLGSKQYERDLRALARLACFAGAWNNRPRVKDHAGSMLYAHYEALRAYDYNGLPEDEATLHAMRIAGKRLRYALELVGDIVGEQLSELLNPLIEFQDHLGALNDISVARGLVANHVERAPEAVAAYFADREAEWAMLRTELPACWERLVSADYRRTLLAVIGDL comes from the coding sequence ATGGCAACCGCACCAACACTCACCGACTATGTCGAACAGTTGCTGGTGGCGTATCGCGTTGATCGAGCGCATGCCCGTCAAGTCGCCGATCACGCGCTCACGTTGTTCGATGCGCTAAGCGTTTCGCATCCGTGGTCCGCTCGTGCCCGTTCCCTCGTTGAAGCAGGAGCATTGCTTCACAATGTCGGACTGACGACCGATCCACCAGAGCATCATCTTGTTGGACGCGATATTATCCTCCGGCACGATTTGGGTGATGAGATGGAGCAAGCGATCATCGCAGCAATTGTAGCGCTTCATCGCCGCAAGCCACGTGCTCGGATCGAGCCGACAATCTTGTGCCTGAATAAGCGTTATCGCGAACTAGCGTTACAACTTGCCGCGATTGTGCGTGTTGCCGATGGCTTTGATTACAGCCAAAGTCAGACAACGCAGCTCCGGGTGACGGCCCAGAATGGCCGGCTCAGCCTTATCGCAAGTGGTCCTCATGCCGCGGTTGATAGCGAACGAGCCTTGGCCAAGGCCGATCTGTGGGAACGGGTGATCGGTCCACGACCAGAGGTAATAGTGCAGAGTGGTGGGAGTGTAGTTGAGCCGGTAGCAGGCGAAGACGAGCCGACCGATCTTTTACCGCTTTGGTATGCTAGCGGTGACGTGCCGTTTGCCGAACTTGGCCGTGTGGTGTTGCGTCGCCATACACGTCGCTTGCAGCAGACGGTACGTGCTGTCGAGGCGGACGAGACTATCGAGGCGGTGCATGATTTACGGGTAGCAACTCGGCGTATTCGGGCCGCACTACGTCTGCTCGAGCCGGTTGCGCCGGCTAAAGCGGCGCGGCAGGCGGCGAATGCAGTCCGCACCTTGGCCCGTGAGGCCGGTGCTACTCGTGACCGCGACGTATTGCTGAACGATATGGCACAGCGTGATATTCACGGTCTTGAACCGGTGATGGCAGCAATCCGCGCCGAGCGCCGGCAAGCACACGCAGCGCTGGTTGCGTATCTGGGTAGCAAACAGTACGAACGCGATCTACGTGCGTTAGCTCGATTAGCCTGTTTCGCCGGTGCGTGGAATAATCGGCCACGGGTGAAAGATCACGCCGGAAGCATGTTGTATGCCCATTACGAAGCCTTGCGGGCGTATGACTACAATGGTTTGCCAGAAGATGAGGCAACCCTGCATGCGATGCGGATTGCCGGAAAACGGCTACGCTATGCGCTTGAGTTAGTCGGCGATATTGTCGGTGAACAACTGAGCGAGTTACTCAATCCATTGATCGAGTTTCAAGACCATCTTGGTGCACTCAACGACATCAGCGTAGCGCGAGGCCTGGTTGCCAATCACGTTGAGCGTGCCCCTGAGGCGGTAGCTGCCTACTTTGCAGACCGTGAAGCAGAGTGGGCAATGCTACGTACCGAGCTACCGGCGTGCTGGGAACGACTGGTAAGCGCTGACTATCGTCGTACTCTGCTTGCCGTGATCGGCGACCTCTGA
- a CDS encoding YwaF family protein — protein MADIFSLYWEGPPFVLFSVPHWIALGCVVAAAVWVLGPARHLSPMAARWWRYGLAAVLTINELAYNVWFWVHGLWSIQYMLPLHLCTLFTWLSVIMLLTRSYRIFEFAYFMGIGGAVQALLTPDIGIYGFPHFRAFQSFISHGGIVLAALTMIALEQYRPTWGSVGRVIVGANLLMAIVGMINWLLDSNYLFLARKPYTPSLLDFLGPWPIYIVWMEIIGIITILVLYAPFALADLRQRSPITASRVRR, from the coding sequence ATGGCCGATATCTTTAGCTTGTACTGGGAGGGACCACCGTTTGTGCTCTTTAGTGTACCGCACTGGATTGCACTTGGATGTGTCGTTGCCGCCGCAGTTTGGGTGCTCGGTCCGGCACGTCATTTATCGCCGATGGCCGCACGGTGGTGGCGCTATGGGTTAGCCGCTGTGCTCACGATCAATGAACTCGCCTACAACGTTTGGTTTTGGGTCCATGGCCTCTGGTCAATCCAGTACATGTTGCCGCTGCACCTATGTACGTTGTTTACGTGGCTGAGCGTCATCATGCTCCTGACCCGGAGCTATCGCATATTCGAGTTTGCCTACTTTATGGGTATCGGTGGGGCCGTGCAAGCTTTGCTGACGCCTGATATTGGCATATACGGCTTTCCTCATTTTCGTGCCTTCCAGAGTTTTATTTCCCACGGTGGCATTGTGTTGGCTGCGTTGACGATGATCGCGTTAGAACAGTATCGCCCCACGTGGGGATCGGTGGGGCGAGTGATCGTCGGAGCCAATCTGCTTATGGCAATAGTGGGCATGATCAATTGGCTGCTCGATAGTAATTACCTCTTTTTGGCCCGCAAGCCATACACGCCCAGTTTGCTTGATTTCCTAGGACCGTGGCCGATCTATATTGTGTGGATGGAGATAATCGGTATTATCACGATTCTCGTGCTGTATGCACCATTTGCCTTAGCCGACCTGCGTCAGAGGTCGCCGATCACGGCAAGCAGAGTACGACGATAG
- a CDS encoding FAD-dependent oxidoreductase — protein sequence MTAQRVIVIGGGAAGMSAAAKAKRTNPTIDIVVYERSGYVSYGACGFPYAIKGEIARVEDVVVRTPAQFAQQGIQALIHHEVLAIDTARQRVLVRDLHTGREFTDHWDELVVTTGGQPARPPLPGLDLPGVFGLRSVEEAIAIKTWIGEQRPQAGVIIGGGYIGLEMAEALDAHGIALTLIERLPHVLPAFDPEMAAQVEEELRRQRVDVRLGQAVQAIVGDERVRGVIVDGQTIPAEIVILAAGVKPNVGLVRETGIALGPTGAIAVDDHQRTNVPRVWAAGDVAEVYHRVTGKPAWIPLGTTANKQGRVAGENLAGGNARFGGVVGTTVVKVFEREVAISGLSLTRAKAEGFDAVSVSATASSRAHYMPGHQPLTVTLVFDRATRRLLGGQLIGREGVAKRVDTVAAALQAGWTIDEFAELDLSYAPPFAPVWDPLLVAANLARR from the coding sequence ATGACAGCACAACGAGTCATTGTTATTGGCGGCGGAGCTGCCGGAATGAGTGCAGCGGCCAAAGCGAAACGCACCAATCCGACAATCGATATTGTCGTTTACGAGCGATCAGGTTACGTTAGTTATGGAGCGTGCGGTTTTCCTTATGCAATCAAGGGTGAGATAGCCCGCGTTGAAGATGTCGTCGTGCGTACCCCAGCCCAGTTTGCGCAGCAGGGTATTCAGGCGTTGATCCACCACGAAGTACTGGCTATCGATACGGCTCGCCAACGTGTGTTAGTACGCGACCTACATACCGGTCGTGAGTTTACCGACCATTGGGATGAACTGGTGGTGACCACCGGTGGTCAGCCGGCTCGTCCACCGCTACCCGGTCTCGATTTGCCCGGCGTTTTCGGATTGCGCAGTGTCGAAGAGGCGATAGCTATCAAGACGTGGATCGGTGAGCAACGCCCACAGGCCGGCGTAATTATCGGCGGTGGTTATATTGGTCTTGAGATGGCCGAAGCATTAGATGCCCACGGTATCGCGCTCACACTGATCGAACGGCTGCCCCACGTGCTGCCGGCATTTGATCCTGAAATGGCCGCACAGGTCGAGGAAGAATTACGACGACAACGAGTGGATGTACGATTAGGACAGGCAGTGCAGGCTATTGTCGGTGATGAGCGGGTTCGCGGCGTCATAGTAGATGGTCAGACCATACCGGCAGAAATCGTGATTCTGGCTGCCGGAGTCAAGCCGAACGTCGGACTCGTCCGTGAGACCGGTATCGCGCTCGGTCCAACCGGTGCGATAGCGGTTGATGATCATCAGCGCACCAATGTACCGCGTGTCTGGGCAGCGGGTGATGTGGCCGAAGTATACCATCGGGTGACAGGCAAACCGGCTTGGATTCCACTCGGAACAACGGCGAACAAACAAGGGCGGGTTGCCGGCGAGAATCTAGCCGGTGGCAATGCCCGATTCGGTGGGGTCGTTGGTACGACGGTGGTCAAGGTGTTTGAACGTGAAGTAGCAATCAGTGGTCTGTCGCTGACACGAGCAAAGGCAGAAGGTTTCGACGCCGTTAGTGTCAGTGCTACAGCTTCTTCACGAGCGCACTATATGCCCGGTCATCAGCCGCTCACCGTTACCCTAGTTTTTGATCGGGCGACCCGTCGGCTGTTGGGTGGGCAATTGATCGGGCGCGAAGGAGTCGCTAAGCGGGTCGATACGGTTGCAGCCGCTTTACAAGCCGGTTGGACGATTGATGAGTTCGCCGAGCTTGATCTGAGCTATGCACCACCCTTTGCACCGGTCTGGGATCCTCTGTTGGTCGCAGCCAATCTGGCCCGGCGTTAG
- a CDS encoding methyltransferase domain-containing protein, whose product MLHFVPELGLARRFAQMPHLRYITADLFDSSTKMRFDITAIPFNANTCDLILCSHVLEHVPRDREAIRERYRVLKPGGTALILVPIKGEHTFEDATITDPLLRERYFGQYDHVRIYGTDIIQRLQEAGFCVQTVDAQQIAPDQGDIERMSLPVNEPIFVCRKAEGTI is encoded by the coding sequence ATGCTGCATTTCGTACCTGAATTGGGGTTGGCGCGACGGTTTGCGCAGATGCCCCATCTACGTTATATCACCGCCGATTTATTTGATTCATCGACCAAAATGCGCTTTGATATTACGGCTATTCCGTTTAACGCAAACACATGTGATCTCATTCTTTGCAGTCATGTGTTAGAGCATGTACCGCGTGATCGTGAAGCAATCCGTGAACGTTACCGAGTGCTTAAGCCGGGTGGTACAGCGCTGATTTTAGTACCGATCAAAGGTGAACACACATTTGAAGATGCTACAATTACCGATCCGTTGCTACGCGAACGCTATTTTGGTCAATATGATCATGTGAGGATATACGGGACTGATATTATTCAGCGGTTGCAGGAAGCAGGTTTTTGCGTGCAAACGGTGGATGCACAGCAGATTGCACCCGATCAAGGCGATATTGAGCGAATGAGTTTGCCGGTAAACGAACCTATCTTCGTTTGTCGTAAGGCAGAGGGAACGATCTAG
- the rpoD gene encoding RNA polymerase sigma factor RpoD, translated as MTQSQPETDRTSSAISPADVQALIAQGRQQGFVTFEDIQRLVPNLEESVEQIDSIYAALAEAGVPVHDGDEPVSGDESLTPSVTDLDLDDELSDALLSDSVRLYLREIGQVPLLTAEQEKQLAQMIERGQAAERKLATLPPDSPEAAKLRRIKEQGDEARQKMAAANLRLVVSIAKRYRDRGLPLLDLIQEGSLGLLRAIEKFDHTKGYKFSTYATWWIKQALSRALADQSRLVRLPVHLGETLNRIQSARRQLTQSLGREPTDTELANHLGMSEEKLRELRRTAQDPVSLATPVGEEADSTLADFIPDPHALDADDAAASGMLRQQIAAALDQLSERERRVLELRYGLADGQPRTLEEVGKAFGVTRERVRQIEVKALRKLRHPRLGKLLKDYLDQA; from the coding sequence ATGACGCAGAGCCAGCCCGAGACCGACCGCACCAGTTCTGCGATCAGCCCCGCCGATGTGCAGGCCCTGATCGCGCAGGGACGGCAACAGGGCTTTGTCACCTTTGAGGATATTCAGCGGCTGGTTCCCAATCTCGAAGAGTCGGTCGAGCAGATCGACAGTATTTATGCCGCCTTAGCCGAAGCCGGTGTTCCCGTCCACGACGGTGATGAACCGGTTAGTGGGGATGAGTCGCTGACACCGTCAGTAACCGATCTTGACCTCGACGATGAGCTGTCAGACGCACTGCTTAGTGATAGTGTGCGCCTCTATTTGCGCGAGATTGGGCAAGTGCCGCTGTTGACCGCCGAACAAGAGAAGCAGTTGGCACAGATGATCGAGCGCGGCCAAGCGGCTGAGCGTAAACTGGCTACGCTGCCGCCCGACAGCCCTGAAGCAGCAAAGTTGCGTCGGATAAAGGAGCAGGGCGATGAAGCACGCCAAAAGATGGCAGCAGCGAACTTGCGTTTGGTCGTGAGCATCGCCAAACGTTACCGTGATCGTGGTCTGCCGCTGCTCGACCTGATTCAGGAGGGGAGTCTTGGCCTGCTCCGCGCTATCGAAAAATTCGATCACACGAAGGGGTATAAGTTCAGTACCTATGCGACATGGTGGATCAAGCAGGCCCTCTCCCGTGCGCTGGCCGACCAGTCACGATTAGTGCGCTTGCCCGTTCATCTCGGTGAGACGCTCAATCGGATTCAGTCTGCGCGTCGGCAACTCACCCAGTCGCTGGGCCGTGAGCCGACCGATACTGAGCTGGCGAATCATCTTGGGATGAGCGAAGAAAAGCTGCGTGAACTACGGCGGACTGCGCAAGATCCGGTTTCGCTTGCGACACCGGTCGGTGAAGAGGCTGATAGTACGCTCGCCGACTTCATCCCTGATCCGCACGCGCTCGATGCTGACGATGCCGCCGCTAGCGGTATGTTGCGCCAGCAGATTGCCGCTGCCCTCGACCAGCTCAGTGAGCGTGAACGGCGGGTGCTTGAGCTGCGCTACGGTCTTGCCGATGGCCAACCACGCACACTTGAAGAGGTGGGCAAAGCATTTGGGGTGACACGCGAACGGGTGCGGCAAATTGAAGTGAAGGCGCTGCGCAAGCTGCGCCATCCCCGCTTAGGGAAGCTGCTGAAGGATTACCTCGATCAGGCGTAG
- a CDS encoding acyl-CoA dehydrogenase: MDFELTPEQELIRQTVREFAEKEIAPKARYVDEHSAFPSETFAKMAQLGLMGLPFPEEYGGAGADSVSTAIAIEEVARCCGSTALAYAAHLGLGSAPIAMFGTEDQKRRFLVPAAKGEYLAAFGLTEPHAGSDAGATRTTARLVGDEWVINGQKMWITNAPIAGHIIVTAVTDPELGKKGISAFIVPRGTPGLSFGKHEPKMGLRGSVSTAVMLDDVRVPRENLLGERGRGFIQFLQVLDGGRIGIGAMAIGLAQAAYEAAVAYARERTAFGKPIGAHQSVANMIANMAVDLAAARALVYTAARMKDAGKPYTREAAIAKLFASEASERICRDAIQVFGGYGYSQEYPVERLYRDTRLLTIGEGTSEILRGVIAHSVLGLRG; this comes from the coding sequence ATGGATTTTGAATTAACCCCCGAACAAGAGCTGATTCGCCAAACGGTACGTGAATTCGCCGAGAAGGAGATTGCGCCAAAAGCGCGGTATGTCGATGAGCATAGCGCTTTTCCGAGTGAGACCTTTGCCAAAATGGCACAGCTCGGTCTGATGGGGCTACCGTTTCCCGAAGAATATGGCGGCGCCGGTGCGGATAGTGTGAGCACGGCTATTGCCATTGAGGAAGTAGCCCGCTGCTGTGGTAGTACCGCGTTGGCGTATGCTGCCCACCTCGGACTGGGGAGTGCGCCGATTGCGATGTTCGGGACGGAAGACCAGAAGCGTCGGTTTCTCGTTCCAGCTGCGAAAGGTGAATATCTGGCGGCGTTTGGTCTCACCGAACCGCACGCCGGCTCGGATGCCGGTGCAACGCGAACAACGGCTCGGCTGGTTGGTGATGAGTGGGTGATCAACGGCCAAAAGATGTGGATTACGAACGCACCAATTGCCGGCCATATCATCGTTACCGCAGTAACCGACCCGGAATTGGGCAAGAAGGGTATCTCAGCCTTCATTGTGCCGCGTGGTACTCCGGGGTTAAGCTTCGGGAAGCACGAGCCAAAAATGGGGCTGCGCGGTTCGGTGAGCACTGCGGTGATGCTTGATGATGTGCGTGTGCCACGTGAAAACCTGCTCGGCGAACGTGGCCGAGGGTTCATCCAGTTCCTACAAGTTCTCGACGGTGGTCGGATTGGGATCGGGGCCATGGCGATTGGGTTAGCCCAAGCCGCCTATGAGGCTGCTGTTGCCTATGCACGTGAGCGAACGGCGTTTGGCAAACCGATTGGCGCTCATCAGTCGGTGGCGAATATGATTGCCAATATGGCGGTTGATCTCGCTGCTGCTCGTGCGCTGGTTTATACGGCAGCCCGGATGAAAGATGCCGGTAAACCGTACACACGTGAGGCAGCTATCGCTAAACTCTTCGCCTCAGAAGCCTCCGAGCGGATTTGTCGCGATGCCATCCAGGTCTTCGGTGGCTACGGGTACAGCCAAGAATACCCGGTTGAGCGATTGTACCGTGATACCCGCCTGCTGACTATTGGCGAAGGAACCTCAGAGATCTTGCGAGGAGTGATTGCACACTCCGTGCTTGGTCTGCGCGGGTAA